From a single Micromonospora sp. WMMD1102 genomic region:
- a CDS encoding acyl-CoA synthetase, giving the protein MLLPALGGRLPDRPDAIRVDGEPASWAELRAAAEAVASRLVGAPAVAVHATATLPGVVGVLGGLLAGVPVVPVPADAGPVELAHILTDSGAALLLADVPPPHPVPVPVEPVRAGRPASGGGLAEPPGTATALILYTSGTTGAPKGVLLTRDAIAHDLDALAQAWAWSPDDILVHGLPLYHVHGLVLGVLGALRVGCRLVHTGRPLPGRYAAAGGTLLFGVPTVWSRIADDPSSARALSAARLLVSGSAPLPEPVFARLAGLTGHRPVERYGMTETLITVSTRADGDRPPGHVGLPLPGVRTRLVDDAGAVLPADGESIGELQVRGPTLFAGYLGMPEATAAAHTPDGWFRTGDVATVRPDGQHRIVGRASTDLIKSGGYRIGAGEVENMLLAHPGVREAAVVGAPHPDLGQEVVAYVVGDGVTAQALIDFVATGLSRHKRPRRVHLVEALPRNAMGKVQKRQLPG; this is encoded by the coding sequence ATGCTGCTGCCGGCGCTGGGTGGCCGCCTACCCGACCGCCCGGACGCGATCCGGGTCGACGGCGAGCCCGCCTCCTGGGCGGAACTCCGGGCGGCGGCCGAGGCGGTGGCCAGCCGGCTGGTCGGAGCGCCGGCCGTCGCCGTGCACGCCACCGCCACGCTTCCCGGCGTCGTCGGCGTGCTCGGCGGGTTACTGGCCGGGGTACCGGTGGTGCCGGTGCCCGCCGACGCCGGACCGGTGGAACTCGCGCACATCCTCACCGACTCCGGGGCCGCGCTGCTGCTGGCGGACGTCCCGCCGCCGCATCCGGTGCCGGTGCCGGTCGAGCCGGTCCGCGCCGGCCGGCCCGCGTCGGGCGGCGGGCTTGCCGAACCACCGGGTACGGCCACCGCGCTGATCCTCTACACCAGCGGCACGACCGGGGCGCCCAAGGGCGTCCTGCTGACCCGGGACGCGATCGCGCACGACCTGGACGCCCTGGCGCAGGCGTGGGCGTGGAGCCCCGACGACATCCTGGTGCACGGGCTGCCGCTGTACCACGTGCACGGGCTGGTGCTCGGCGTACTCGGCGCGCTGCGGGTCGGCTGCCGACTGGTGCACACCGGCCGGCCGCTGCCGGGACGGTACGCGGCGGCCGGCGGGACGCTGCTGTTCGGCGTACCGACGGTCTGGTCGAGGATCGCCGACGACCCGTCGTCGGCCCGTGCGCTGAGCGCTGCCCGGTTACTTGTCTCCGGCAGCGCGCCGCTGCCGGAACCGGTCTTCGCCCGGCTGGCCGGACTGACCGGGCACCGGCCGGTCGAGCGGTACGGCATGACCGAGACCCTGATCACGGTCAGCACCCGGGCCGACGGGGACCGCCCGCCCGGACACGTCGGTCTGCCGCTGCCCGGGGTGCGGACCCGGCTGGTCGACGACGCCGGTGCGGTGCTGCCGGCCGACGGGGAGAGCATCGGCGAACTCCAGGTCCGGGGTCCGACCCTCTTCGCCGGCTACCTGGGGATGCCGGAGGCGACCGCCGCCGCGCACACCCCGGACGGCTGGTTCCGCACCGGTGACGTGGCGACGGTCCGCCCGGACGGGCAGCACCGGATCGTCGGCCGGGCCAGCACCGACCTGATCAAGAGCGGCGGGTACCGGATCGGCGCCGGTGAGGTGGAGAACATGCTGCTGGCACATCCCGGGGTCCGAGAGGCGGCGGTGGTCGGGGCGCCGCACCCGGACCTCGGGCAGGAGGTGGTGGCGTACGTCGTCGGCGACGGCGTGACCGCCCAGGCCCTGATCGACTTCGTCGCCACCGGGCTGTCCCGGCACAAGCGGCCCCGCCGGGTGCACCTGGTCGAGGCGCTGCCCCGCAACGCCATGGGCAAGGTGCAGAAGCGGCAACTGCCGGGCTGA
- a CDS encoding LCP family protein, which produces MPHHPSLAESDSTEVIAATPDGSSTEAPPPKRRRRRTRRIVLITLLVLALLGGGGAVAAGIYVHSLESGIERVEAFDEVPEESRPVKVAKDAKNILILGSDTRDPSSTGGSRSDTIILAHLPADRSSAQLVSIPRDTWVNVPKSKDGKHGGRDAKINAAYAWGGIPLMVQTVEKFTGVRIDHVALVDFAGFKEIVDALGGVQLTVEESFTSTHSLLPGGRREFKKGKQVMDGAQALDYARERYAFKDGDFARIRHQQQVIRAILDKAASGGTLANPAKLNSFIRASADAVSVDKTLSLLDMGTELRHLRSGNLTFLTSPTKGTGRVGDESVVFAKTDEVKTFYDAVRRDAVPEILSRAK; this is translated from the coding sequence ATGCCACACCACCCCTCACTCGCGGAGTCCGACTCCACCGAGGTCATCGCGGCGACTCCGGACGGGAGTTCCACCGAGGCGCCGCCGCCGAAGCGCCGCCGGCGACGCACCCGGCGGATCGTCCTCATCACGCTGCTGGTGTTGGCACTGCTGGGCGGCGGGGGAGCGGTTGCGGCCGGCATCTACGTCCACTCGCTGGAGTCGGGCATCGAACGGGTCGAGGCGTTCGACGAGGTTCCCGAGGAGTCGCGTCCGGTCAAGGTGGCGAAGGACGCCAAGAACATCCTGATCCTGGGCAGCGACACCCGCGATCCGTCCAGCACCGGCGGATCGCGCAGCGACACCATCATCCTCGCCCACCTGCCGGCGGACCGGTCGAGCGCACAGCTCGTCTCCATCCCCCGGGACACCTGGGTCAACGTGCCGAAGTCCAAGGACGGCAAGCACGGCGGTCGGGACGCGAAAATCAACGCGGCCTACGCGTGGGGCGGGATTCCGCTGATGGTGCAAACTGTCGAGAAGTTCACCGGGGTGCGGATCGACCACGTGGCGCTCGTCGACTTCGCCGGCTTCAAGGAGATCGTGGACGCGCTCGGCGGCGTGCAGCTCACCGTCGAGGAGAGCTTCACCTCCACGCACTCGCTGCTGCCCGGTGGCCGCCGCGAGTTCAAGAAGGGCAAGCAGGTGATGGACGGCGCGCAGGCGCTGGACTACGCCCGCGAGCGCTACGCGTTCAAGGACGGCGACTTCGCCCGGATCCGGCACCAGCAGCAGGTGATCCGGGCCATCCTCGACAAGGCGGCCTCCGGTGGCACATTGGCCAACCCAGCCAAGCTGAACTCCTTCATCCGGGCCTCCGCCGACGCGGTCTCGGTCGACAAGACCCTCTCCCTGCTGGACATGGGGACGGAGCTGCGGCACCTGCGCAGCGGCAACCTGACCTTCCTCACCAGCCCGACCAAGGGCACCGGCCGGGTCGGCGACGAGAGCGTGGTGTTCGCCAAGACCGACGAGGTGAAGACCTTCTACGACGCGGTCCGGCGCGACGCGGTACCCGAGATCCTGAGTAGAGCGAAGTGA
- a CDS encoding serine/threonine-protein kinase: MEAQQVLGGRYRLEDQLGRGGMAVVWRARDEVLGRPVAVKLLAGRHARDPVSRRRIRHEARAAAALSHPNVAQVYDFGESVTGPTCVPYVVMELVEGGTLEQRLAAGPLPPKAAFRICAEVAAALAAAHDRGLVHRDIKPGNVMVTPAGAKVVDFGIAAAVGPGDAEEWGDELLGTPGYLAPERISGDTVVPASDVYGVGVLLYRLLAGRPPWSAETATQMLRAHVYVEPAPLPPLPDVPATVVELCRRCLEKDPERRPAAREVAAVLARSAGVRIVDDELAHSLAPVAVDGEPSTVLVPPGAGRRRTRFRAGVLAAGGAAVAVSALLLWFVDPLGSGLGRSSGGAWPGPSGGPTVGTGPPGTTGGAPGTPANRPEPPTPLVGAPGNPSGGPVPGPATGFPPVGQPGGGPGGGPGGDPGGGDPGTPTGPDEPAPSTPESPPTTSAPEERTLTSDGGSVRATCTDGGAWLLSWNPSRPYRTDAVDPGPAPTTMVRFRHGNRTVQMTVTCADGVPTSTNTSS; encoded by the coding sequence GTGGAGGCGCAGCAGGTACTCGGCGGTCGCTACCGGCTGGAAGACCAGCTCGGCCGGGGCGGGATGGCGGTGGTCTGGCGGGCCCGGGACGAGGTCCTCGGCCGGCCGGTCGCGGTCAAGCTGCTGGCTGGCCGGCATGCCCGGGACCCGGTCTCGCGACGCCGGATCCGGCACGAGGCTCGGGCGGCAGCCGCGCTGTCACACCCGAACGTCGCTCAGGTGTACGACTTCGGCGAGTCGGTGACCGGCCCGACCTGCGTCCCGTACGTGGTGATGGAACTCGTCGAGGGCGGCACCCTCGAACAGCGCCTCGCCGCGGGGCCGCTGCCGCCGAAGGCCGCCTTCCGGATCTGCGCCGAGGTGGCGGCGGCGCTGGCCGCCGCGCACGACCGTGGACTGGTGCACCGGGACATCAAGCCCGGCAACGTGATGGTGACCCCGGCCGGGGCGAAGGTCGTCGACTTCGGCATCGCCGCGGCGGTCGGACCGGGCGACGCCGAGGAGTGGGGTGACGAACTGCTCGGCACCCCCGGCTATCTCGCCCCGGAACGGATCAGCGGTGACACGGTGGTGCCCGCCTCCGACGTGTACGGCGTCGGGGTGCTGCTCTACCGTCTGCTGGCGGGACGCCCACCGTGGAGCGCGGAGACCGCGACCCAGATGCTCCGGGCCCACGTGTACGTCGAACCGGCGCCGCTGCCGCCGCTGCCCGACGTACCGGCGACGGTCGTCGAGCTGTGTCGGCGCTGCCTCGAGAAGGATCCGGAGCGGCGTCCGGCGGCCCGCGAGGTGGCCGCCGTGCTCGCCCGGTCCGCCGGGGTACGGATCGTCGACGACGAACTCGCCCACTCGCTGGCCCCGGTCGCGGTCGACGGCGAACCCTCGACGGTGCTGGTCCCGCCGGGCGCCGGCCGCCGCAGGACGCGGTTCCGGGCCGGAGTGCTGGCGGCCGGCGGGGCGGCGGTGGCGGTCAGCGCGCTGCTGCTCTGGTTCGTCGATCCGCTCGGCTCGGGACTCGGCCGCAGCAGCGGTGGCGCATGGCCGGGGCCGAGTGGTGGACCGACCGTCGGCACCGGTCCGCCGGGGACCACCGGTGGTGCTCCGGGCACCCCGGCGAACCGGCCGGAGCCGCCGACGCCGCTCGTCGGCGCCCCGGGGAACCCGAGCGGTGGTCCCGTGCCCGGGCCGGCGACCGGGTTCCCCCCGGTTGGTCAGCCGGGCGGGGGGCCGGGCGGCGGCCCGGGTGGTGATCCGGGCGGCGGCGATCCGGGCACCCCGACCGGGCCCGACGAGCCGGCGCCGTCGACCCCGGAGTCGCCGCCGACGACCTCGGCGCCGGAGGAACGGACGCTGACCTCCGACGGCGGATCGGTCCGGGCGACCTGCACCGACGGCGGCGCCTGGCTGCTGTCCTGGAACCCGAGCCGCCCCTACCGGACCGACGCGGTGGACCCCGGGCCGGCACCGACCACGATGGTCCGGTTCCGGCACGGCAACCGCACCGTGCAGATGACCGTCACCTGTGCCGACGGCGTGCCGACGAGCACTAACACCAGCTCCTAG
- a CDS encoding sugar transferase codes for MSSWPLASHDPVVGLPDTGPPERSPAAPGMPVAGAVDPAIDAPPVPRPRTGPPGPAERLRVGTDTTAVLPYAGSRASVRTRRLRAWMVTAPVDLVALLGPLLVTDRYWRGTVFTAGLTVAIFAAGGLYRARRHMSILDELPSLCGRLLASAAIVAIIAAMRHGSVEYMTGFMRGVVLSAGLVIVGRAITRRAVTVARKRRWVEHNAIIIGSGPVAAELARLLRRYPQYGLRFAGCVDAEERSGPGSPPLIGTLDQLADRIRLVECDVLVVAEPDCPENSLMELLARPEFADCDIWSVPRLWGSRSPGGLPDHIGAIPMVQIRHTSLTGLRWLLKRASDIVFCVVALVVLSPMLVLCALATWLEGGRGIFFHQERIGRYGRPFDVIKFRTMKPADETESRTHWSIADDQRIGPVGRFMRRTSLDELPQLWNILRGDMTVVGPRPERPYFVQKFSAEHPDYAMRHRVPVGLTGLAQVSGLRGDTPISDRARFDNYYIENWSLWLDTKVLLRTVIEVFRGGGR; via the coding sequence ATGTCGAGCTGGCCGTTGGCATCGCATGATCCGGTGGTCGGCCTGCCCGACACCGGCCCGCCGGAGCGGTCGCCGGCCGCGCCGGGCATGCCGGTCGCCGGTGCCGTCGACCCGGCCATCGACGCGCCGCCGGTGCCGCGGCCCCGCACCGGTCCCCCTGGGCCGGCCGAGCGGTTACGGGTCGGCACCGACACCACGGCGGTGCTGCCGTACGCCGGCTCCCGCGCCTCCGTGCGGACCCGTCGACTGCGCGCCTGGATGGTTACCGCACCGGTCGACCTCGTCGCGCTGCTCGGGCCGCTGCTGGTCACCGACCGATACTGGCGGGGGACGGTCTTCACCGCCGGGCTCACCGTGGCCATCTTCGCCGCCGGCGGGCTCTACCGGGCCCGTCGACACATGAGCATCCTGGACGAGCTGCCGAGCCTCTGCGGTCGGCTGCTCGCCTCCGCCGCGATCGTCGCCATCATCGCGGCGATGCGGCACGGCTCGGTCGAGTACATGACCGGTTTCATGCGGGGTGTCGTGCTCTCCGCCGGGCTGGTCATCGTAGGCCGTGCGATCACCCGGCGGGCGGTGACGGTCGCCCGCAAGCGGCGCTGGGTGGAGCACAACGCCATCATCATCGGCAGCGGTCCGGTCGCCGCCGAACTCGCCCGGCTGTTGCGCCGCTATCCGCAGTACGGGTTGCGCTTCGCCGGCTGTGTCGACGCCGAGGAGCGGTCCGGGCCCGGCTCGCCGCCGCTGATCGGCACGTTGGACCAGCTCGCCGACCGGATCCGGCTGGTCGAGTGCGACGTGCTCGTCGTCGCCGAGCCCGACTGCCCGGAGAACAGCCTGATGGAGTTGCTGGCCCGCCCGGAGTTCGCGGACTGCGACATCTGGAGCGTGCCCCGGCTCTGGGGCTCGCGTTCGCCCGGCGGGCTGCCCGACCACATCGGTGCGATCCCGATGGTGCAGATCCGGCACACCAGCCTCACCGGCCTGCGCTGGCTGCTCAAGCGCGCCTCCGACATCGTCTTCTGTGTCGTGGCGCTCGTCGTGCTGAGCCCGATGCTGGTGCTCTGCGCCCTCGCCACCTGGTTGGAGGGCGGTCGCGGGATCTTCTTCCACCAGGAACGGATCGGCCGGTACGGCAGGCCGTTCGACGTCATCAAGTTCCGCACCATGAAACCGGCGGACGAGACCGAGTCCCGGACCCACTGGTCGATCGCCGACGACCAGCGGATCGGCCCGGTCGGCCGGTTCATGCGGCGCACCTCGCTGGACGAGCTGCCCCAGCTCTGGAACATCCTGCGCGGCGACATGACCGTGGTCGGCCCCCGCCCCGAGCGGCCGTACTTCGTGCAGAAGTTCTCCGCCGAGCATCCCGACTACGCGATGCGGCACCGGGTGCCGGTCGGGCTGACCGGGCTGGCCCAGGTGAGTGGCCTGCGCGGGGACACCCCGATCTCCGACCGCGCCCGGTTCGACAACTACTACATCGAGAACTGGTCGCTCTGGCTGGACACCAAGGTGCTGCTGCGTACGGTCATCGAGGTGTTCCGGGGCGGCGGCAGGTGA
- a CDS encoding sigma-70 family RNA polymerase sigma factor codes for MRKPRVDRERKDFADFYQRSRDNCLRAVLAGTGDRALAEDLVAEAYARAWASWPRVSRHPAPAAWVVRTALNVRVSWWRRRRREVALDGHERASPVEDDFDTDDALLEAVRRLPRRQREVVVLRIWLDLDTRSVAEVLNISAQTVAVHLSRATATLRAQLVPAAR; via the coding sequence ATGCGTAAACCCCGTGTGGACCGAGAACGGAAGGACTTCGCGGACTTCTACCAGCGCTCCCGAGACAACTGCCTGCGCGCCGTACTGGCTGGTACGGGCGATCGCGCGCTGGCCGAGGATCTGGTCGCTGAGGCGTACGCGCGCGCCTGGGCCTCCTGGCCGCGGGTGAGCCGGCATCCGGCACCGGCGGCGTGGGTGGTGCGCACCGCACTCAACGTCCGGGTGTCCTGGTGGCGGCGACGCCGGCGGGAGGTGGCCCTCGACGGCCACGAGCGGGCGTCCCCCGTCGAGGACGACTTCGACACCGACGACGCCCTGCTGGAAGCCGTTCGCCGGCTGCCGCGGCGGCAGCGTGAGGTGGTCGTGTTGCGCATCTGGCTCGACCTGGACACCAGGTCCGTGGCCGAGGTGTTGAACATTTCCGCCCAGACCGTAGCCGTCCATCTGTCCCGTGCCACCGCAACCCTGCGCGCGCAGCTCGTGCCCGCAGCCCGTTAG
- a CDS encoding low temperature requirement protein A, whose product MTGGRLGDSRSQGRPTYLELLLDLVYVFALTRLSQRLTYDFTMSRRTLLSELGQTLLVLLALWQVWLLTAWMTSRFDPRRIEIQIIIVASMFGAMIMAVSLPLAFGERGVIFASTFVAVHIGRPLLLVLVQRGHPRQPVSIRILFWSTLASVGWIAGALTGGAGRGICWTAAVVVEFLGAALRWPTPGYGRSDSTFWGIGAAHLAERYQQVLLIALGETILVTGFILSDVGFAVERTSIFVASFVTTVLFWRTYFYQPAGSTLAAAFERSSDPLRFSRSAGYTHLVMVCGIVATAVGYGLLIEDPYAGRDPSWLVLIFGGPVLFLLGRVWFEREASRRIPVTWSAGLLCFALLTPVAAVLPMLAAPFLATTVMAGVVVADVLRDPGQFAIEPNPPM is encoded by the coding sequence ATGACGGGCGGCCGCCTCGGCGACTCCAGGAGCCAGGGACGCCCCACCTACCTGGAACTTCTCCTCGACCTGGTGTACGTCTTCGCGCTCACCCGGCTCTCCCAGCGGCTGACCTACGACTTCACCATGAGCCGTCGTACCCTCCTCTCCGAACTCGGGCAGACCCTGCTGGTCCTGCTCGCCCTCTGGCAGGTCTGGCTGCTCACCGCCTGGATGACCAGCCGGTTCGATCCGCGCCGGATCGAGATCCAGATCATCATCGTCGCGTCGATGTTCGGCGCCATGATCATGGCCGTGTCGCTGCCGCTGGCCTTCGGCGAGCGTGGCGTGATCTTCGCCAGCACCTTCGTCGCAGTGCACATCGGTCGCCCGCTGCTGCTGGTCCTGGTGCAACGCGGCCATCCCCGGCAGCCGGTGTCGATCCGGATCCTGTTCTGGTCGACCCTCGCCTCGGTGGGCTGGATTGCCGGGGCGCTCACCGGTGGTGCCGGACGCGGCATCTGCTGGACGGCGGCGGTGGTCGTGGAGTTCCTCGGTGCCGCCCTGCGCTGGCCGACCCCGGGCTACGGCCGCAGCGACTCGACCTTCTGGGGCATCGGGGCGGCCCACCTGGCCGAGCGGTACCAGCAGGTGTTGCTGATCGCACTCGGTGAGACGATCCTGGTCACCGGGTTCATCCTCAGCGACGTCGGCTTCGCCGTGGAGCGGACCTCGATCTTCGTGGCGAGCTTCGTCACCACGGTGCTCTTCTGGCGCACCTACTTCTACCAGCCGGCCGGGTCGACACTGGCCGCGGCCTTCGAACGCAGCAGCGACCCGCTCCGGTTCAGCCGGTCGGCCGGCTACACCCACCTGGTCATGGTCTGCGGGATCGTCGCCACGGCGGTGGGGTACGGCCTGCTGATCGAGGACCCGTATGCCGGGCGGGACCCGAGCTGGCTCGTCCTCATCTTCGGTGGCCCCGTCCTCTTCCTGCTCGGCAGGGTGTGGTTCGAGCGCGAGGCGAGCCGGCGGATTCCGGTGACCTGGTCGGCCGGGCTGCTCTGCTTCGCCCTGCTCACGCCGGTCGCCGCCGTACTGCCGATGCTGGCCGCGCCGTTCCTGGCCACCACGGTCATGGCCGGGGTCGTCGTCGCCGACGTGCTGCGGGACCCCGGGCAGTTCGCCATCGAACCCAATCCACCGATGTGA
- a CDS encoding radical SAM protein → MQTRTDLVEDLMGRFPHIPREAVIKEDLLRGGMAFDDSALTDNENGEVKPKSYFIFSFDHRTLPELGSAALRRPPEEIVLTGGPYELRRTVVSVRVNPDSPYRVKDGGDGVLRLYLDDRPIADVGLPPMPEYYRHTLAGGKSVMEVAPTIQWGYLIYLTVFRVCQYFGAKEECQYCDINHNWRQHKAAGRPYTGVKPVAEVLEAMEIIDRHDTLGASKAYTLTGGSVTSKVDGLAEADFYGRYAKAIEERFPGRWIGKVVAQALPKADVQRFHDYGIRIYHPNYEVWDKRLFELYCPGKERYVGREEWHRRILDSAEIFGPRNVIPNFVAGIEMAEPFGFGTVDEAIESTTEGLQFFMSRGITPRFTTWCPEPTTPLGRTNPQGAPLEYHIRLLEAYRATMEANGLSSPPGYGPPGAGNAVFSVSSFMDTLPAA, encoded by the coding sequence GTGCAGACCCGCACTGATCTCGTCGAGGACCTGATGGGGCGCTTTCCGCACATTCCACGCGAGGCGGTCATCAAGGAGGACCTGCTGCGCGGCGGCATGGCGTTCGACGACTCGGCGCTGACCGACAACGAGAACGGCGAGGTCAAGCCGAAGTCGTACTTCATCTTCTCCTTCGACCACCGGACCCTGCCCGAGCTGGGTTCGGCGGCGCTGCGCCGGCCACCGGAGGAGATCGTCCTGACCGGCGGCCCGTACGAGCTGCGCCGCACGGTCGTCTCGGTGCGGGTCAACCCGGACTCGCCGTACCGGGTGAAGGACGGCGGGGACGGTGTGCTCCGGCTCTATCTCGACGACCGGCCGATCGCCGACGTCGGACTGCCGCCGATGCCGGAGTACTACCGGCACACCCTGGCCGGCGGCAAGTCGGTGATGGAGGTCGCCCCGACCATCCAGTGGGGTTACCTGATCTATCTGACCGTCTTCCGGGTCTGCCAGTACTTCGGCGCCAAGGAGGAGTGCCAGTACTGCGACATCAACCACAACTGGCGGCAGCACAAGGCGGCCGGGCGGCCGTACACCGGGGTGAAGCCGGTGGCCGAGGTGCTGGAGGCGATGGAGATCATCGACCGGCACGACACCCTCGGCGCGTCGAAGGCGTACACGCTGACCGGGGGGAGTGTCACCTCCAAGGTCGACGGGCTGGCCGAGGCCGACTTCTACGGCCGGTACGCCAAGGCGATCGAGGAGCGGTTCCCGGGCCGGTGGATCGGCAAGGTCGTCGCGCAGGCCCTGCCCAAGGCGGACGTGCAGCGGTTCCACGACTACGGCATCCGGATCTACCATCCCAACTACGAGGTCTGGGACAAGCGGCTGTTCGAGCTCTACTGCCCAGGCAAGGAGCGGTACGTCGGCCGCGAGGAGTGGCACCGTCGCATCCTCGACTCCGCCGAGATCTTCGGCCCGCGCAACGTGATCCCGAACTTCGTGGCCGGGATCGAGATGGCCGAGCCGTTCGGCTTCGGCACCGTCGACGAGGCGATCGAGTCGACCACCGAGGGACTCCAGTTCTTCATGTCCCGGGGGATCACGCCCCGGTTCACCACCTGGTGCCCGGAACCGACCACCCCGCTCGGCCGGACCAACCCGCAGGGCGCACCGCTGGAGTACCACATCCGGCTGCTGGAGGCGTACCGGGCGACGATGGAGGCGAACGGCCTGAGCAGCCCGCCCGGGTACGGCCCGCCCGGCGCCGGCAACGCGGTCTTCTCGGTCAGCTCGTTCATGGACACCCTGCCGGCGGCCTGA
- a CDS encoding APC family permease gives MVRRQRRNGNGARPAEQPSSVLSPSAEFPALDEAELAALGGVGRRWRVDLADQPPRDAVLPLDPGLENYRHRAAPSRSGRLGRIEMFRTTERQGQLTATGPASPTGSRPGRAATALRRALLGPPLASTAVLHERMRKLVALPVLSSDLLSSVAYGPEAMLAVLVLAGSGALGLALPIAAALVLLMITVGTSYRQTVYAYPHGAGSYLVASDSLGTRAGLTAAAGLIIDYVLTVSVSVAAGVEAITSALPGLTPYTVPLGLLVIAVLLAGNLRGVRASGKLFAAPTYLFLAAIGLLFAVGVARAAGRGFEPVPPPPVGAVEGLGLLVVLRAFASGASSMTGIEAVADAVPAFRPVEWRQARTTLTWMVGILVVLFAGLTLLIHLNGLVPRPDETLLSQLARETFRTGPWYALIQAATTLVLLLAANTAFNDFPRLLFFMARDSYAPRQFLHMGDRLAFSNGIIVLAVAAALIFVAFGGYTQSLIPLYAVGVFLAFTLSQGGMVVHWRRHREPGWRWRAALNATGALLCGLVLVTAGVTKFAEGAWVVVVAVPLLVLLCLQIRRHYDAMRQALTVPAGAPGTGAELVPGELRHLVVVPVARLNLAALRALAYATSLGQPAFAVHLTSEQEEADRFRRQWEAWGGHLRLETIISPYRTVIAPLAQYVGALRSARPEVTLTVVVPEIVVRHLWHHILHTRTELRLRRALRGVPGVVVTSVPVQLPE, from the coding sequence ATGGTGCGGCGACAGCGGCGAAACGGGAACGGTGCGCGGCCAGCGGAGCAGCCGAGCAGCGTCCTCAGCCCGTCGGCCGAGTTCCCGGCGCTGGACGAGGCCGAACTGGCCGCCCTGGGCGGGGTCGGCCGGCGGTGGCGGGTGGACCTGGCCGACCAGCCGCCCCGGGACGCCGTACTGCCGCTGGATCCGGGACTGGAGAACTACCGGCACCGGGCGGCGCCGAGCCGCTCGGGCCGGCTGGGCCGGATCGAGATGTTCAGGACGACCGAGCGGCAGGGGCAGTTGACCGCCACCGGCCCGGCCAGCCCCACCGGCAGCCGGCCCGGCCGGGCCGCCACGGCACTGCGGCGGGCCCTGCTCGGCCCACCGCTGGCCAGCACGGCGGTGCTGCACGAGCGGATGCGGAAACTCGTCGCCCTGCCGGTGCTCTCCTCCGACCTGCTCTCCTCGGTCGCGTACGGGCCGGAGGCGATGCTCGCCGTCCTGGTGCTGGCCGGCAGCGGCGCGCTGGGCCTGGCCCTGCCGATCGCCGCCGCACTGGTACTGCTGATGATCACGGTCGGTACGTCGTACCGGCAGACGGTCTACGCCTATCCGCACGGCGCCGGCTCCTATCTGGTGGCCTCCGACAGTCTCGGCACCCGGGCCGGGCTCACCGCCGCGGCCGGACTGATCATCGACTACGTGCTGACCGTCTCGGTGTCGGTGGCGGCCGGCGTGGAGGCGATCACCTCGGCGCTGCCCGGGCTGACCCCGTACACGGTGCCGCTCGGCCTGTTGGTGATCGCCGTGCTGCTCGCCGGCAACCTGCGCGGGGTACGGGCGTCCGGCAAGCTCTTCGCCGCGCCGACGTACCTCTTCCTGGCCGCCATCGGGCTGCTCTTCGCCGTCGGGGTGGCCCGGGCGGCGGGCCGGGGATTCGAACCCGTCCCGCCGCCACCGGTCGGCGCGGTCGAGGGACTCGGCCTGCTGGTCGTGCTCCGCGCCTTCGCCTCCGGCGCCTCCTCGATGACCGGGATCGAGGCGGTCGCCGACGCGGTGCCGGCGTTCCGGCCGGTCGAGTGGCGCCAGGCCCGGACCACGCTCACCTGGATGGTCGGCATCCTGGTGGTGCTCTTCGCCGGGCTGACCCTGCTGATCCACCTCAACGGCCTGGTCCCGCGGCCCGACGAGACGCTGCTGTCCCAACTCGCCCGCGAGACGTTCCGCACCGGCCCGTGGTACGCGCTGATCCAGGCCGCCACCACCCTGGTCCTGCTGCTGGCCGCGAACACCGCCTTCAACGACTTCCCCCGGTTGCTCTTCTTCATGGCCCGGGACAGCTACGCCCCCCGACAGTTCCTGCACATGGGAGACCGGCTCGCGTTCAGCAACGGCATCATCGTGCTGGCCGTGGCGGCGGCGCTGATCTTCGTGGCGTTCGGCGGCTACACCCAGTCGCTGATCCCGCTCTACGCGGTCGGGGTCTTCCTGGCCTTCACCCTCTCCCAGGGCGGCATGGTGGTGCACTGGCGCCGGCACCGGGAACCGGGCTGGCGCTGGCGGGCGGCGCTGAACGCCACCGGTGCGCTGCTCTGCGGCCTGGTCCTGGTCACCGCCGGGGTCACCAAGTTCGCCGAGGGCGCCTGGGTGGTGGTGGTCGCCGTGCCGCTGCTGGTGCTGCTCTGCCTACAGATCAGACGGCACTACGACGCGATGCGACAGGCGTTGACCGTGCCGGCGGGCGCTCCGGGCACCGGGGCGGAGCTGGTCCCGGGCGAGCTGCGGCACCTGGTGGTCGTACCGGTGGCCCGGCTGAACCTGGCCGCCCTGCGGGCACTGGCGTACGCGACCTCGCTCGGGCAGCCGGCCTTCGCCGTACACCTCACCTCCGAGCAGGAGGAGGCCGACCGGTTCCGCCGACAGTGGGAGGCCTGGGGTGGCCACCTGCGGCTGGAGACGATCATCTCGCCGTACCGGACCGTGATCGCGCCGCTGGCCCAGTACGTCGGGGCGCTGCGCTCGGCACGGCCGGAGGTCACCCTGACCGTGGTGGTACCGGAGATCGTGGTCCGGCACCTGTGGCACCACATCCTGCACACCCGGACCGAGCTGCGGCTGCGTCGCGCCCTGCGGGGCGTACCCGGTGTGGTGGTCACCAGCGTCCCCGTCCAGCTGCCCGAGTGA